Proteins encoded together in one Cyprinus carpio isolate SPL01 chromosome B14, ASM1834038v1, whole genome shotgun sequence window:
- the LOC109068214 gene encoding C1GALT1-specific chaperone 1-like: MMSEGSSFMKGMVLGGIFCLVMSFFENFNSGTHSEVHEHLHHHLKPLSKDELEKLSESQMSDLPLQVRVYCLIMVTPKLLVHWATANDTWSKHCDKSVFYTSESSKALEAVDLQEQDEWARLRKAIKHAYENAGDLRWFFVAQPTTFAIIENLKYLVLDKDPSQPFYIGHTEKSGELDYVEYDSGIVLSYEAMRRLIEMFKDEDRCPERGHALWKTSEEKQLATCLKYSGVFAENGEDAQGKGLFNKKSVSSLISDSMGQNPADVVEACCSDMAITFAGMSPSQMQVLMYGVYRLRPYGHDFHDSLTFLPPKDSDND; the protein is encoded by the coding sequence ATGATGTCTGAGGGCAGTTCATTTATGAAAGGCATGGTCCTAGGGGGCATATTCTGCTTGGTGATGTCTTTCTTTGAGAACTTTAATTCAGGAACCCACTCAGAAGTTCATGAGCATCTCCACCATCATCTGAAACCTCTCAGCAAAGATGAACTAGAGAAGTTATCGGAGTCTCAGATGTCTGACTTGCCCCTTCAGGTTCGAGTGTACTGTCTCATCATGGTCACTCCCAAGCTCCTGGTCCACTGGGCGACAGCCAATGACACTTGGAGCAAACACTGCGACAAATCTGTCTTCTACACGTCCGAATCATCCAAAGCTCTAGAGGCGGTTGACCTACAGGAGCAGGACGAGTGGGCTAGGCTACGCAAAGCCATCAAACACGCCTACGAGAATGCTGGAGATCTGCGCTGGTTCTTCGTGGCCCAGCCCACCACATTCGCAATTATAGAGAACCTCAAGTATTTGGTGTTGGATAAAGATCCAAGCCAGCCATTTTACATTGGCCACACGGAAAAGTCCGGAGAGCTGGATTACGTGGAGTATGACAGCGGGATCGTGCTGAGTTATGAAGCAATGAGGAGGCTGATAGAGATGTTCAAAGATGAGGACAGGTGCCCAGAGCGAGGACATGCCTTGTGGAAGACATCTGAAGAAAAGCAGCTCGCCACCTGTCTGAAATACAGCGGGGTGTTTGCTGAAAACGGAGAGGATGCGCAAGGCAAAGGGCTTTTTAACAAGAAGAGCGTCAGCTCCTTGATTTCTGACAGCATGGGCCAAAACCCAGCCGACGTCGTGGAGGCCTGTTGTTCTGACATGGCCATCACCTTCGCTGGCATGTCTCCGAGCCAGATGCAGGTTTTGATGTACGGCGTCTACAGACTTCGGCCGTATGGACATGATTTTCATGATTCCTTGACATTTCTGCCTCCTAAAGACTCTGATAATGACTGA
- the LOC109102240 gene encoding malignant T-cell-amplified sequence 1, with amino-acid sequence MFKKFDEKENVSNCIQLKTSVIKGIKNQLLDQFPKIDDWLNQILPKKDPVKIVRCHEHIEILTVNGELLFFRQREGPFYPTLRLLHKYPFILPHQQVDKGAIKFVLSGANIMCPGLTSPGAKLYPAETDTVVAIMAEGKQHALCVGVMKMSAHDIEKVNKGIGIENVHYLNDGLWHMKTYK; translated from the exons ATGTTTAAAAA ATTTGATGAAAAGGAAAATGTTTCTAACTGTATTCAACTGAAGACGTCTGTTATTAAGGGTATAAAGAATCAGCTGTTAGATCAGTTTCCCAAAATCGATGATTGGCTCAACCAGATACTGCCCAAAAAGGACcctgtcaaaattgtgagatg TCATGAGCATATTGAAATTCTTACGGTAAATGGAGAGCTGCTCTTcttcagacagagagagggacCCTTCTACCCCACCCTCAGACTTCTACACAAAT ATCCCTTCATTCTGCCACACCAACAAGTAGATAAAGGAGCCATCAAATTTGTTCTGAGTGGAGCCAACATCATGTGCCCAGGCCTCACATCACCAGGAGCCAAACTCTACCCTGCAGAAACAGACACAGTAGTT GCTATAATGGCAGAAGGGAAGCAGCATGCGCTCTGTGTGGGAGTCATGAAGATGTCTGCACATGACAT AGAGAAAGTAAACAAGGGAATTGGAATCGAGAACGTTCACTATCTGAATGATGGACTGTGGCACATGAAGACGTATAAGTAA